ATGACGTTGCTAGAGAGTATTATGAAAAATTTAAGCTAAGTAAAAATGACGCTATTGCTAAGGTTTCGTTTCTTATAAATTTAGCTTATATAGACGGCAGAATTTTAAATGCGGAAAGAATTGTAATTTCTCAAATAGCCGATGCCTTTAATATATCGGATAGAGTATTGGAAGAGATATTTGATAAATTTGATAGATTTTATGATCAAAAAAGATATGAGCAAAGAAAAGATGACTCATATTATAAAAAGAGTCCGTATAGAGTGCTAGGGCTTCGTGAAAATGCAGCGTTTAGCGATGTTAAAAAGCGCTACCGCGAGCTTGTGAAAAAGTATCATCCGGATATCTTGATGGGCAGGGGCGAGAGTGAGGAGATTATCGAGCGCTCAACCAGAAAGCTTCAAGAGATTAATGAAGCTTACGAGGAGATAAAGGCTAGCAGTGCAAATAACTAAAGGCTACACAAGCGGCTGCGTGGGCGATATAATCTCGCTTAATGCGAAATATTATGCAAAGAGATTTGATTTTGGCAAGGTTTTTGAAACAAAAATAGCTAAAGATATAGCCGAATTTGTAGCAAGTCTTGGAAGAGGCAAGCGAGAGCTATTTACTTGCCTAAAAGACGGCGCTTTGGTCGGTTGTATAGCCGTTGATGAGAGTGAAAACGCAGCTTTGCTTAGGTGGCTTATGGTTGATGAAAAATTTCAAAACCAAGGCATTGGAAGAGAGCTTTTAAAAGAGGCGATTAAATTTTGTGATGAAAATTTTGATGAAATTTATCTATATACAAACAAAGAGCTTGAGATAGCGGTTAAGATGTATGAAAAATTTGGCTTCAAGCTAGACTATAGCTTTGAGCCGAGGCGATATGAAGAGCTAAACGAACTTGAAATTTTAAGATATATCAAAAAGAGGAGAGGAAATGAGAGCGTTAATCAGTGTGAGCGATAAAGAAGGGGTTGTGGAGTTTGCCAAGGGGCTTGCTTCGCTTGGCTTTGAGATACTTTCAACGGGCGGGACGCATAAGTTGCTTGTGCAAAGCGGCATAAATTCGCTTGAAGTGAGCGAGTACACAAAGAGTCCAGAGATGTTTGAGGGTAGGGTAAAGACTCTTCATCCTAAAATTCACGGCGGAATTTTGCATAAAAGAGATGATAAAAACCACGTAGCGCAAGCCGAGAAAAACTCTATCGGAGGGATTGATCTTGTTTGTGTAAATTTGTATCCTTTTAAAGAGACTACTATACGCACCGATGATTTTGAGGAGATCATTGAAAATATCGATATAGGCGGACCTGCGATGGTGCGAAGTGCGGCTAAAAATTTTAAAGACGTATATATCGTAACTAGTCCGCTTGACTATGAAGCTGTGCTTGAAAATTTAAAAAGCGGCGAGTGCGCACAGGAGTTTAGACGCGCGCTAATGATAAAAGCGTATGAGCATACAGCGGCTTACGACTCGATGATAGCAAACTATATGAACGAGCGATTTAACGGTGGTTTTGGCGAGATGAAGTTTATCTCCGCTAGCAAGGTGTTTGACACTAGATATGGAGAAAACCCGCACCAAAAAGGCGCTTTGTATGAGTTTGATTATTTCTTTAGCAATAACTTTAAAGCATTAAAGGGCGAAGCAAGTTTTAATAATATGACTGATATAAACGCGGCTTTGATGCTTGCAAGTAGCTTTGATGAAGCACCTGCGGTAGCTATCGTCAAGCACGCAAACGCTTGCGGCTTTGCGGTGAAATCAAGCCTGCTTGAAAGCTACACCGAAGCGCTAAAATGCGATCCTATCTCGGCTTACGGCGGAGTTGTGGCGATAAACGGCACGCTTGATAAGGCTTTGGCTGAAAAGATAAATGAAATTTTTGTCGAAGTGATAATAGCTGCAAATGTCGATGAAGAAGCGCTTGGAGTGTTTGAGTCAAAAAAACGTATCAAAATTTTCTCTCAAGGCAATAAATTCTTAACAAGAGCAAACGACAAATACGATTTTAAGCATGTTGACGGCGGATTTGTCTTTCAAGAAAGCGACGAGGTTAAGCCTAGCGAGCTTGAAAATATGAAGCTACAAACAACGAGCGAGGCGAGCAAAGATGAGTTAAAAGACCTTGAGATAGCTTGGAAAGTGGCTGCACTTACTAAGAGCAACTGCGTGGTTTATGTGAAAAATTCAGCCATGGTAGCTATCGGTATGGGTATGACAAGTCGTGTGGATGCTGCAAGGGCTGCTGTAAATAAAGCTCGTGATCTAGGCATCGATCTAAACGGATGCGCGCTTGCCAGCGAGGCGTTTTTCCCGTTTAGAGATAGTATAGATATCGCTTCTGAAGTAGGCGTAAAAGCCATCATAGAGCCGGGCGGTAGTATCCGTGATGATGAGGTTGTGCAGGCTGCAAACGACCATGGAATGGCGCTATACTTTACCGGAGTTAGACACTTCTTGCATTAAGAATTAAATAAATTAGCAAATTTAAGCTACCTTGACAAAGAAATTTGGCTTAAATTTGCTCCATGAAATTCAATATCTACTTTTAAAAATCAAATACATCTTGAACTAAATCAAGATTTTCACACAAAATATCAGAGTATAATTATCCTAAATTTCAAAAAAGGATAAAAATGAACGAATTTTTCAAAAACGCTACACAGATCAAAGTTGAAGGTGCGACGCTGCCTTTTTATAAATTTAGCGAAGGGGGAGTTGAGTATATCGGGTTTGATTCACGCAAGTGTGTGCCGCCTGAGCCTATGGTAAATGCTCTTGTAGCTTTAAATTTGATAGCAGATAGCAAAGCCAAAGTCATGATGATAAATCACCACTATCCCGTCGCTCTCATCCCAAAGATCGAGCATAGCTACGATATCACCCACGAAAAGCTTCAAGGTGAAGAGGTAAAAGTGATAATCAGCCTAAAAGAGGGCGCAAGCGCGCAGACACTAGACACAAACGTAAAATGCGGTGGCTAAATGCTGCTAAACACATTTGCTCCGCCATTTAGTCTGGTAGGCGGATATTTTATTGTTGGGATTTTGTTTTTGCTTGCAAGCGTGTTTGTCTTTTTCGGAGTTGATTTAAGCGCACTTACAAGTCTAAAAACAGCCGGGCTTTTCCACGTCTATCTCGTGGGATTTGTCATGAGTATCATCATCGGAGCGCTCTATCAGCTTACTTCCGTCATCCTTGAAAAGGCTTTTTCTACTATAAAATTTGCTTTTTTAAATTTGCTTTTATATTCGGTTGGCGTTTTAGTGCTAAGCCTTGGGATGTATCTTGAAAAGATGGCGCTTATCCATGCGGGAGGCGGGATTTTATTTATCGCGCTACTATTTTTTGCCGTTACTTACGCACTTAGCTTTTTAGGCGCTAAAAAGGGCGGCTTGGCTGTCATAGCGCTACTTATCTCGGCTCTATTTTTGCTTGTCGGAGTCGTGCTTGGCTTCATGCTTATCTTGATACTGTCTGGCAAATTCGCGCTTGATTTTGAACTCGTTTTACACTACCACATCTACTTTGTGCTTGGCTTTGTATTTTTGATCATAGTGGGTGTCGCAAGCGTGCTTTTGCCTATGTTTGCTCTTGTGCATGATCTTAAATTTTATC
This Campylobacter sp. RM16192 DNA region includes the following protein-coding sequences:
- a CDS encoding TerB family tellurite resistance protein, with translation MGNFFIVILIVLAIYLLAFDFGKNPQNMMQNVKNSRKKILFEEAKYIVSLLAKVAKSDGRVSELEAQLVSEILDDITSMLGGDTRKRDELKQIYNTQKEDLNNVYDVAREYYEKFKLSKNDAIAKVSFLINLAYIDGRILNAERIVISQIADAFNISDRVLEEIFDKFDRFYDQKRYEQRKDDSYYKKSPYRVLGLRENAAFSDVKKRYRELVKKYHPDILMGRGESEEIIERSTRKLQEINEAYEEIKASSANN
- a CDS encoding GNAT family N-acetyltransferase, translating into MQITKGYTSGCVGDIISLNAKYYAKRFDFGKVFETKIAKDIAEFVASLGRGKRELFTCLKDGALVGCIAVDESENAALLRWLMVDEKFQNQGIGRELLKEAIKFCDENFDEIYLYTNKELEIAVKMYEKFGFKLDYSFEPRRYEELNELEILRYIKKRRGNESVNQCER
- the purH gene encoding bifunctional phosphoribosylaminoimidazolecarboxamide formyltransferase/IMP cyclohydrolase, giving the protein MRALISVSDKEGVVEFAKGLASLGFEILSTGGTHKLLVQSGINSLEVSEYTKSPEMFEGRVKTLHPKIHGGILHKRDDKNHVAQAEKNSIGGIDLVCVNLYPFKETTIRTDDFEEIIENIDIGGPAMVRSAAKNFKDVYIVTSPLDYEAVLENLKSGECAQEFRRALMIKAYEHTAAYDSMIANYMNERFNGGFGEMKFISASKVFDTRYGENPHQKGALYEFDYFFSNNFKALKGEASFNNMTDINAALMLASSFDEAPAVAIVKHANACGFAVKSSLLESYTEALKCDPISAYGGVVAINGTLDKALAEKINEIFVEVIIAANVDEEALGVFESKKRIKIFSQGNKFLTRANDKYDFKHVDGGFVFQESDEVKPSELENMKLQTTSEASKDELKDLEIAWKVAALTKSNCVVYVKNSAMVAIGMGMTSRVDAARAAVNKARDLGIDLNGCALASEAFFPFRDSIDIASEVGVKAIIEPGGSIRDDEVVQAANDHGMALYFTGVRHFLH
- a CDS encoding peptidase M50, with protein sequence MLLNTFAPPFSLVGGYFIVGILFLLASVFVFFGVDLSALTSLKTAGLFHVYLVGFVMSIIIGALYQLTSVILEKAFSTIKFAFLNLLLYSVGVLVLSLGMYLEKMALIHAGGGILFIALLFFAVTYALSFLGAKKGGLAVIALLISALFLLVGVVLGFMLILILSGKFALDFELVLHYHIYFVLGFVFLIIVGVASVLLPMFALVHDLKFYLSKLSIALFLAGGVALKFSLELAFTLISLSVICFFIEALLILKKRVRKAYDYWNLNVFFALLWLLVCIVFIALNKIEFAVFMLTFGFLYAFIVGHLYKIMPFLIWYHYVAKFVGKTKVPLLDDMMIKWVANLSLALQTVSVAAYFGGLNLLSQICLVLSVVLVVVNVINFFKYTKFGVKNEG